CCTCGTGGATAGGAGGGTTTGATCTGCCGCCTCTGGCGATTCTCAGTATGGTGGTCATGGTCTATTTTATCGGTGGCTGTTTCATGGATTCCCTGGCCCTGGTAATGCTGACAGTACCGATTTTCTTTCCCCTTATTCTTGGCCTTGGTTATGACCCGATCTGGTTTGGTATCATCATTGTCATGGTAACGGAGATGGGAGTTATTACGCCACCTGTGGGAATCAATGTTTATGTGGTTTACGGTGTGGCAAGAAGTCTTCCCGGTGGAGGAATGGCCCTGGAATCAATCTTCCGTGGTATTGCACCCTTTATGATCGCTGTCCTGCTGGGGACCATTATTCTTGCCATTTTCCCTCAGATTATCCTGGTCTTGCCCAATATGATGTACTGACGGCTAAAATGGATATTTCCTGATTAGTCGTTTATCTGGTTGCCTGTGCAGCCAGACATGATGAATGAAAAAGCCGCGAAAACTATTTTGGGTCGCGGCTTTTTTTTTTCATCAGGAAAACCAGGTTGGGAATTTACCGGAATCAATGATGTTTCCGATTTTATTTCCGGTAGGTTGTTGAAAACACAATTAATAAATTTGTAACCCTGTGGGGCGTCCGCAGATAATACACTCGAACTTATTGATAGAGTTCTATATAATCAAAGTGCTCAAAAAGAGCAGGCTGCATCAGACGAACGCTTATGGATTCAGGATTTAATCAGTTGGATCTTCAAGTAAATGTCTGATCATTTTCTGTAACTCCTGAAGTTGGTATGGTTTCTTTAGAAAACCTGCCAGGCCTTTTCCAACGAATTTCTGTGAGACGTCTTGTTCATTGTAGCCACTGCAGATGATAACTTTCACTTTTGGGTCGATTTTTCTCAATTCGCGGAAAGCTTCTTCTCCGTCCATATGGGGCATGGTTAAATCCATCAATACAAAACTGATTTTCCTGTGATGTTGTCTGAAAACAGTCAATGCCTCTTTGCCATCATGGGCGGTGAGAATTTCAAAACCAAAGTCACGAAGCATGGCCTTTCCTATGTCGCGTACTATTTCTTCATCATCAACTAAGAGAACCATTCCACTGGCACTCAGGGACTGATATCGGGAGTAATCGCAGGTTTTACAGGTACAAGAGTGCTGGAAGGCAGCAGTACCTTGAATGTACTGCCCTTGTCGACTTCCGAGTATATCTTAATAGCTCCTCCATGGCCACGGACAATGCCGAGGACTGCTGCCATGCCGAGTCCTCGCCCGGTAAATTTTGTACTGAAAAAGGGTTCAAAGATCCGCAGCATCGTTTCCTGTGTCATTCCACAGCCTGTGTCAGCCACCTCGAAAAATACATAACGACCTGGAGACAGATCCGCTTCAAGCTGGACGTTCTGCAAATAGGAACGGTCACATTCCATGACCCCGGTTGAAATGGCAATTACACCATTTTCATCACCAATGGCATCAGAACCATTGATGACAAGGTTCATGACGATCTGGCGCAGTTGTGTGGCGTCGGCTTCAACGCTGGGAAGATCACGAGCAAGATCGTACCGGAGTATTGCCTTTTTACTGACAGAAACCGAGAGAATATGCATCATTTCACTGATTATGCCTGAAATATCCAATGGTTCTATGACAAATTTACCCTTGCCGGAATAGGCCAGCATCTGGTTTGCAAGATCGGCAGCCCGGCCCGCTGCCATGTTAATCTGGCGAAGATTCTCCAAAGCCGGTGATTCCGTAGAAAGACGCTGCTGTGCGAGTTCACAGTGGCCAATTACAGCTGTCAGAATATTATTGAAATCATGGGCTATGCCCCCTGCAAGGACCCCGAGACTCTCAAGTTTCTGAACCTGAAGCATTTGCTTTTCAAAGGCTTTCTTTTTTTCCATGGCGTGGATCTGTTCTGTAATATCACGGGTCACTGACAGAATACAGGGGGTGTCATCAATTTCAATGACCCTGGCAGACATCAATCCAATGACAATATGTCCGTCCTTATGTTTAAATTCGGCCTTCAGATCCGTAACTTCACCATGAGCAGTTATATCAGCAATCAATTTTTTCCGATCTTCACTATTACGCCAGATATCAAGATCACCAGGGGTTGTTCTATGACCTACGGCTTCTTCAGATGTCCAGCCCAATGTTTCGGTAAATCCCTATTGACTTCGAGGTACAGACCGTCCTCCAGCCGACTGAGAACAATGACATCAGGACTGAGTCGAAAAACGCGGGAGAACTTTTCCTCGGAAACGCGTAAGGCTTTATCCGCCTCTTTTCTCTCCGAGATATCACGGAAAAAACTGTGATATGTACCGTCAGGCATCATTCTGCTGTTCATTTCGACAGAGACCATGGAGCCATCCCTGCGGGTGAGCAATCGCTCTGTTATAACAGTTTTTCCCTGTCTGAGCCGGTCATATCTCAAGGGTGCTCGCCGGCGCTCTTCCTGGGAAAATAATTGTGACATATTCATGGACAGTAATTCCGGGTTTGAATAACCGGTTAAGGTGGAGGCTCTCTGGTTGGCGTAAATAATGTTGCCCCCTGGATCCCCGCAGAAAATGGCATCTACACCGTATTCAATCAGATTTTGAAAAAGATCTGTTTTCTTTTTCAATTCCTGAAGGGATTCTTTGAGATGCTGATTTTTCAGCTCCAGCGCATGAATCTGTCGGGCAAATGTTTTAAGTAAGTTTTTACTCTCGACCATGGAGAAGTTCCTTTTTCAGTCAACTATTCAGTGAAACCACGATTCTGTACATGGCAGGGGGAGCCTTCGGTTATGACCGGCAGGTTTTCTCCGGTAATCAATGCTTTTCAAAAGACACATCTGCTGGGATACACGAATCACATATAAGAAGAACTGGTTCGTGTCACGGAAGCAACAATTATTTTTTTATCCCTTCGAGCTATCCTGCATTCCTTGTCAGTTCAGGCAGTGTCTGCTCCAGGATTTCCGGAGTCTGTAATCACCTTGCAGTAACCTGCAATACCATGTATTTGCAGCTTAACATACTGTAAAAATACCTCATCCTGGACTGAGCTTCGGGGAACTTTATGTCAATTTTACAACAGTTTCTGCCTTGCTGACTTTTTGAATGCATAAAATCACATCAAAATTAACACAATGTTTATGAGAAATGCGGTCTATGCACTTCCGGCAATGGTGTATGGCAGGGAGGTTGAATGGAACACTCTGATTGTGCAGAAAACTCAGTTTGGCAGATGGGGTGTATGGTCAAATAAACTGAGTTGTATGGGGACTGAAAAGAAGTGAAGCCACAAATGAAAGGTGTCAGTTACGGCTTCGCTTTCCTGGTAGAAAATAATAGTGACCAGTATTTACAGTCAAAATAGTGTAGAAGATAGCGTCGCCTGGACTGATCCTGGGTGAACATTGTGTCAATTTTGCTTAAGCATTGATAGTTGGTGCCTGTCCATAAATGGACTTTTTTCCCAATTCCTGTGTCGCTATGAAAAATAAAAATGCTCACATATGCCTAATATGCTGAGCTTTTTATTTTTCTATGCTCCTCGGAGTCTGCGCTCACCTGAACTCGAACAAAAAATCTCATTTCTGGACAGACACTGGTTGGCTCATTGTTTGTATTCTGCAGTTATTCTCAAAATTGATACAATGTTCATGAGAAATGCGGGCTATCCTTTTTCAAACCGGAAAGTCTGATCCGGATCGATTACGGCCAGAACACGGATGGCACAACCTTCACCTCCCTGCCAGCGCCAGGGAAAGGCCATAAAAGTACAGCGCTTGCCGGTTACTTTGTTCAGATCGCCACCCACGTTTTCAATACCGGGAATGCTTCCCTTGACCATCAGGGTTTTATGTCCTGCTTCCCAGTCGGGAAAATCTTCCTTGGGATCACGGCCGAAATATTCCTTATACTCTTCAATGAGGTGTGGATGGGTTGGGCCAAGACCGTGATCCACAAGTTTTGTGGCCATGGGATGGTCATTTGCCTGCACATCGTATCCGACCATTTTCACTTTTTTGTCCACAAGCCACTGGGCACCATCCCTGTAAATTCCAGGGGAATAGGCATAGTATTCATCGGTATCAGCCATCTTGGTGTGCATTCCCGTGTTGATCATGACAATGTCACCTTCACGGATTTTCGGGCGGGCATTTTCCAGGTCTTCGGCGGTAATGACTTCCCATTTTTTCTTGGGAATTGAAACGGCGACACCGGTTCCAAAGAATCGCCAGAGGGGATAGCCCATGAGGCAGGGAGTGTTTTCAGTAACATGCAGGGGAGCATCCATATGAGTACCCCTGTGCATGATACCTTCAAATTCTGTCATATAAACGCCGTCTTTGGCATGGAATTTTTTCACATGGACATTGATACCGGGAGTGGATGGCCATTCCGGCATATGATGTCCCCACGGCTGACTCAGATTGTATATCTGTAAACTCATTATTTTCTCCTCCTGACTATTCTGATTTTCCGGGTTCAATCCTGCAGTTGCCGGTGGGGTCGGTGATGGCGACGAATCGAACCTGGCATGCATCACCGTGTTTCCAGTTCCAGGGCGCGGCGTAAAGGGTGGCCCGTTTGCCCACCATGGTTTTAACATCGCCACCCACCTGTTCAATAGTGGGAATACCTGCGGCCAGGATAGTCTTGTGGGCAATATTCCATTCAGGATGTTCTTTCTTTGGATCAAGCCCGGTTTCATCCTCGTATTTCGCAGTGAGCCGGTTCATCAGCGGCCCACCGCGATGCGGGCCGAGGGAAGTCGCCAGGGGGTGGTCTATCTGGGGTGTATCCATGGCCACCAGCTTGCAACCTTTATCAACAAGCCATTGGGCGCCTTCTTTGGAAAGTCCCGGAGATTCCCCGAAATATTCCAGGCTGTCGGAGTATTTTTCATGCCAGCCTGTAACGATGACAACAAAATCATTTTCCTGGATTACCGGAGTTGCCTTTTCCAGGTCTGCGGCTGTGACCAGTTCCCATCTTTTTTTGGGGATATCGAGAATAACGCCGTTTCCAAAAAAGTGTTCCAGGGGAATATCCGCTGCCCCGGCACCTTTCTGAATGAGATGCAGGGGGCTGTTCATGTGGGTTCCGGAATGCATGATCATTTTCAGCCGTTGGGCCATAACACCATGCTGAGCATGTTTGACCGAACGGTACATGATGACATCGGGAATACCTGGCATGGAAGGCGCGTTATGCCCCCACAGGTGACTGAGTTCGACCATTTGTAACCCACTGTAAGGGTCTGTTGTAACTGCTGTCATAATTTTCCTCTCCAAGATGCAGTATCAGGGGGTAACCTGAGTACTTATCCTTTGTTATCCCGTTTGCCGGGGTGAAAATGGTATCAAGGTAGTTTGTAAAGTTATCCAACCGAGGATAATTGTATGTAATCGTGATCGGTTCTCAGGCCGACCAGAACAGAAATCTGTCGGAAGATGTCAATTTGTAAAAAAAAGGTGTGTACTGGCATTCCGCCAGGGTTTGCCGATTATTATTGCCGGAACTGTATGAATGAGTGGCAGATAATACACTGTTTTAGTGCCTTACTCCTGAATTTCTGTCATAAAAAATAAGAAATCAGGGAAGGTGTTTTGAAATTAAATAGTTAGATTTATTTCCAAGGCACTTGTATCCCCTTGTGGGGTGTTAGCCCCCATTTCTCAGAGACAGTTCCGTATGTTGGAATTGACAAACTTCTATATGAAACTAATATTACACCCGCAATGGTTGAAGTCAAGGATAAATTGTATGTAATAATTTATGTTTTGTATTGTTGTTTTTGTGCTAATGACGTAATGTTAGCAGGGTTGATTTCCGACCGGGGAACAGCTGATAATATGATGTGCAGAGGGTTTTGAAACAGGAGAAAGTCAGGACGTTTTATGGATGAAACAGGATTATATGATTGTCCGATGCCCGAGACCTTCAGGGACAAAGCGGGCATGCTTGTATTTCTCGCCTGGCTTTTTTATCTTGGTTTTGTTGCCAGAATGCTGTTTGCACCGCTCATGCCAGAAATTGAGGCGGAACTGGGAATCAGTCACAGTGATGCGGGGATGCTGTTTCTTATGATGTCTTCGGGATATCTGCTTGCACCCCTCTGTTCAGGTTTCATTTCCTCGAGAATTGAACATCTCGGCACCCTGAAATTGTCGGCGTGGCTCACGGGTCTGGCTTTGCTCCCTTTCAGTTTTATAACTACCCGTGAAGGCATTGGATTGCTGTTGATGATTGTGGGATTTGCGGGTTCGCTCCACCTGCCTTCCGCGATTGCAACAATTACTGCAGAAATCCAGAGGTCAGACTGGGGAAAAGGTCTCAGTGTTCATCAGCTGGCCCGCCGTTGAGTTTTGTTTCAGCACCCTTGATTGTCGCAACCCTTCTGCAGTGGTTTACCTGGCGAACGATTTTACTGATTTGGGCCGGAATTGCCCTAATTACTGCATTTGTTTACACCATGAAAGGGAAGGGTGGTGCTTTTCCAGGAAAGGAAATCACAATAAAAAATGCGAAGGAAGTTGGGAGTAATCCCTCCTTCTGGATTATGGTCCTGCTTTTTGCCATGGCGGTTGGAGGAAATGCAGGAATTTTTGCAATGCTGCCTCTTTTTTTTGTCACAGAGCGGGGCTTTGATCTTACTTCGGCCAATATAATCATTGGACTCTCCCAGTTATCCGGAATTTTATTTGTTTTTCTTGCCGGCTGGTTGACTGATCGTGTCGGGCAGAAAACAGTAATGGCGGCAACACTTTTTTTCACAGCAATACTGACAATTCTGCTGGCTGTTGTGAAAGGGAAAATGCTGGTGATTGTTCTTTTTTTGCAGCCGGCTGTACTTTCCGCATTTTTTCCGGCAGGGTTTGCGGCAATTTCACGTACAGCACTTCCGGCCCTGCGCAGTGTGACCAACAGCCTGGGGCCGCCTTTGTCCTTTTTGCTTGGGGGAGGGTTGATGCCTGTGATAATAGGGTATATGGCCGAGTCATACTCGTTTTCTTCAGGGATTCTCTTAGCTGGCTGTTTTATGATGATGGGGCCTTTGTGTGTTTTTTTCCTGAGGCTGGGCGAAAGTGACGAACTGGATGGATGTTGAAAGAAGATGTATATTCAATAAAGAGAGATTATTTCAGTTATGGCCACCTTGGGATATTGTTTTTTCGTCCGATAGCTGTGTCACAGGAAATTGTAAAATGCTCACAAGCAATTAATATGCTGCGCTTGTTAATTTTCCTGTTTTTTGACCTTGAACGAAAATTCTAATTATTCAAGGCACCCTTATATAATCAATGGGAGAGAAGAAAAATGTTACAACCGATTCAGTCTATTCTTTTTGCAACCGATCTTACGGAAAACTGCCAGGCTGCTTATGATTTTACCTTGGCCCTGGCAACACAGTTTAAAGCCACCATTTACCTGCTGCATGTAATTGAACCTCTGCCTGAAAATCTTGATGGGCGTTTGAAAACCCTGCTTGGAAAACACCAGTGGGAAGATATGGTTCATTCACAGCAGACCAATGTTCGTCGTTCACTGCTTGGTAAAAAATCCACGAATGTTGTTGTGCGGGAAGCGTTGACCAAGTTTTGTAATAACAGTGGCATTGATGAGAGTGAATGTGACTTCCAGTCTCGGGAAATAATCATCAGCGATGGTGATGTGGAAGAGGAAATTCTCAAACATGCCCGGGAAAATGAATGTGATCTTATTGTGCTTGGTGCCCATAAAACTGTATTTTCAAAAACGTCAGTAGGCAGCAAGACAAAAAATGTTCTTAAACAGGCCGGGGTTCCGGTTACGGTAGTTCCTCCGAGAGATTAACAGTTTTTAAAAGGAAAAATGACAGGAAACCGGACAATTAAATTGTATGCATTGACGACCTGCAGTCATTGCCGTGCAATAAAAGAAATGTTTGAAACTGAAGGTATTACATTTGACTATGTGGATGTCGATCTTTTAAGAGGGAAGGAGCGCAGGGAAATGATCGAGGAGGTCAGAAAGTATAACAGGAGGTGTTCCTTTCCGACATTGCGGGTGGATGACAAAGTTATAGTCGGATACAGGGAAAAGGAGATAAGGGAGGCGCTGGCTGCTGGATGAAAGCTGAAAACCTTTTGGAAAATTTGCGGGAATTTCAGGAGAAACAGGGGTATTTTTTTAACAGGAACAGGGAATTGACCCTTGATCTGTTAAGAGGCCTGTTGAGCAACAGGGAGCGATATGGCTATATGTCATGTCCCTGTCGTCTTGCCTCCGGAGATTATGAGAATGACAGGGATATTATCTGTCCCTGTGAATATCGTGAGCAGGATGTTGCAGAATATGGCAGCTGTTACTGCAATTTGTATGTTGCGGAAAACTATAAAAAAGATGGAGAATCTGAAGTTGTAGTTCCGGAAAGAAGACCGGTTGAGAAGATGTGTTGACGCGTCTGTTCTACTTGGTTAGTGCCTGTCCATAAATGGCCTTTTTGCCCGATTTCTGAGTCGCTACGAAAAATAAAAATGCTCTCATATGCCTAATATGCTGCGCTTTTTATTTTTCTATGCTCCTTGAACTCGAACAAAAAAATCTCATTTCTGGACAGACACGTTAAGTCCTGAAATGATGAGCGAACGCCCGTAGGGCGGTGAGTGTTAAAAAGATAATGTTAGGTTCGGAGGGAAGTAAGATGAAAACGGCAAGGCCGGGTTCAACTGTGACCATAGAATTTGTAATCAGGCTCGATGATGGCAGTGTTGTCGGAGAGGTTGGGAAAAAAAATACACTGAAATTCACCCTCGGTGAAGGAAAGCTGCTGAAAGGTCTGGAAGAAAATATCATTGGTATGGAGAAAGGCGAAAGCAAAAATATCGTACTTTCGCCCCAGGAAGGATATGGAGAGTATAATAAAGAACTGGTATTACGCCTTGAACGGGATAAAATTCCTGATGATGTGGAACTGAAGGTCGGCAGGACTATTCAATACCAGAACAGGGATGGAGAGCGGGTGAATTTTGTTGTCAATGCACTGGATGAAAACACCGTCACCCTGGATGGCAACCATCCCCTGGCTGGGCTCGATTTGACGTATGAGGTTGAACTGGTGAAGTTTCATTGAAAAAAAGGAATGAATAATAGAAACCCCCGCTTGCTGCAGGCATGCGGGGGTTTCTTGTTTGCAACAGCTGTATATTTATATCAGCCCTTACTTCTCATCAGTTCAGGCACCCATCAGCTACTCATATCCATCGGAATGTCACCAAGACCACGGTCAATATCAGTGGTGATATTTTCAATGACCTTGGAAACGCCATCTTTTTCCAGAGTCAGGGTATAGGTCCTGTCATCACCCAGACCGTCGAGCCAGAAATCACCAAAATTATTGGTTGTCTCTGTGAATGTCTCCCCACTGTCATTATCCTTTAACGTACATGTTGCACCGATAATGACCTCCTTGGCAGATGGATCATACAGAGTTCCCGCGATGAATTTCTTGGGTAATCCCTTGTAATAGACTCTTGATTTTGTGCCGGCTCCAGGGTTGAGAAGTTCCGCGTCTTTGATAAAGTCAGCAAACTCCTCCTCTTCGCCGAAGCGCAGGGCCTCGGTGGGACACTGGTCAACACAGCGGGGTACTGTCCACTCATCATCGTTGTCGAGCAGATGGGTGCAGCCTGTACATTTCTGTGCGATATTGAGCTGCTCGTTGAAATAGATGGAATTGTGGGGGCAGGTATCCGCGCATATCTTGCAGCCGATGCATTTTACCGGGTCGATGATGACAATGCCGTCATCACGCTTGTAGATGGCATCAGCTTTGCAATCAGCAATACAGGGAGCATCATCACAATGGTTACACATGAAGGGTGTATAAGTAACCTTCACGTGTGGAACATGTCCCCTGACCTTTTCCGTAAGCCCGATCCAGAACTGTCCAGTATCCGGCTGGGGTTTGGCGTAGGGGGTCCAGTCATTGGCTACATGCTCGTCTTTGCAGGCAATCTGGCAGCAGTAGCAACCATTACAAATGGACAGGTCTACGGTAAAAACTTTCATTATTTATCACCTCCATCAACAATCCAGGCATCAAAACGAAGCCCTGCTGCCGGGTCATATTTTCTTGCAAATGCTTCAGGGTAATCTCTTCTCCACTGGTCCATCTCTTCTCCACTGACCTTCTGGACTTCAACCAGGTAGCCGCCACCGATCTGGCCGACGCAGTTTTCTGAAGTAATGGCTCCAGGGGTAATGGTGTTAATGGCACCACCACGTTCAATCTCACCGGTTTTGATGGGATCGTGTCTTGCTCCATGGTCCACATAGGTAACGCCGGGACGGACACGTTCCGTTACATAGGCTCCTGCCAGTACAATTCCACGTTCGTTGAAAACTTTGACAATATCACCGGTTTTGATACCTCGTTTTTCCGCTTCCGTCGGATGCATCCAACATGGTTCGTACTTGTATCCGTCGGGACCGGTGACCTTCATGGTCGGTGTTTCACGGGTCCAGGTGATATCGTCACACTGGGCATGGACACGCCAGCGGCCATGGTTGGACATGATGAGAAGCGGGAACATCTTTGCCCGATGACTCGACAGTCTTTCATCATGGTTATGACTCTTTTCGACCCAGCGAGGAATGGGGCCGCGTTCCTTGTCATCCGGATAGGCTTTGGCCAGAGCCTCGGAGTAGAACTCCAGTTTACCGGTGGGAGTATTGAGTTTATGTTTCTCAGGATCATTGTAAAATTCCCTGAATCCTGGAGGATCATCTTCCCAGTCAGGGGCTGTATTATAGATCCAGTAGCTTTTTTCCTTCAGCTGTTCCCAGGAAACCAGTTTCTCGCCACCCATATACCCCCAGATTGCCTTCTGCAGGTCTTCGGTAGTTTTTCCATCAGTCATCTGGTCATACATCCCTTCAAACTGTTTGGCGACTTCACGGACACATTCGGCATCACTTTTTGATTCTCCGATTGGCTCAATGGCTTTTTCCGTGATCATGATATTGGGCTGCATGGTACCCTGGCGGATATTAGTGACAATATCGTCTACTTCCATATAGGTATTGGCCGGTAATACGATGTCACCGTAAATACAGTCATTTTCAAACCAGGGGTGCTGAACGACAATACATTCGATTTCAGGACTCTGCATGGCCAGTTCTGTTTCATGACCGTAATTCCAGCAGGTAATTCTGCAGGGACTGTCGGCCCAGATCATATGGATCCTTGAACCTTTTTTCTCCTCCTCGATGGGAAAAACATAATGCTCAAACTGGTCATGGACCAGGGCATTCTGAGCACCGGTTCCCCTGAACGTGACTGGTTCATCGGAGAGGATTGCATTCTGGATCAGAGTCTTGGGGATAACCTGCTGCTGCCATGCCGAAACGGCACTGAGAACAGGCAGGGCAAGGCGCTCTTCAATCTCTGGATTCCAGAAGAAGGTTCCCCCCAGTCCTTCCGCTCTCGGTAGTCCGAAATAGGTGAACTGGTGCTGGTGGACACCGGGGCCACCAAGGCCCTGCATCCCAAGAAGAATGCACTCAAGACGGGCGGGTTCATGGGAGAAGGGCCCCCTGATGAAACCGCCTCCGAAATAGTGGGCGATTGAGGTGGTTTTCGCTGCGAACTCACGGGCCAGGGCCTTGATGGTCCAGACCGGGACACCGCATTTTTCCGAAGCCCATTCAGGGGTCTTCGGCACATCGTCCTCCTTACCGAGAACATAGTCTGCTACTTTGTCCATACCCACGGTATGGGTTTTGACATACTCCTTGTCGTAGGTGCCTTCCGTGAGCCACATGTAAATAATGGCAAGCTGGAGAGCGGCATCGGTGTTGGGCAGGACCGGAATCCATTTGTCCGCATGGATGGCGGCACCGTAGTTGCAGTCCGGACAGATATAGACCTGCTTGATACCTATTTCGGTGAAATAGTAGCAGAGACGGCTGGCAAACTGGCCGACAAAACCCCAGGGAGTGGTTTCAGGATCACAGCCCCAGAAGAGGACCATGTCCGCATGCTCAATGGTGTCTTTGACGATATTTGCCGCCGGATACATGATGCCTTGGGCGCCCTGGCCCCAGACATGTTTGGCTCCCCAGTACCAGCCTTCCCAGCTGTCAGGGTTTCTTACCTGCAGGGTAAAGCCTCCCAGGTATTCCAGCAGTACACCCGGATGTCCGTGGGGCGTGTTGATGGTTTTACATTCACCGTGACCGTCACCCTGCATGAGGATGGCGTTATAACCATATTTTTTATGAACCCGCCTGATTTCATCGGCAATAAGCTTGGTTGCCTCGTCCCAGGAAATTCGCACATATTTTGATTTACCGCGGTTCTGCGTATTTCTCTCTCCATTAGGATCCCAGTCCACCCGTTTCATGGGAAACTGAATACGATTGGGAGAGTAGACGCGTTTTTTATAGGCGAGGGAGAAGGGGCCGGGAAGCGATTTCCAGGTTGGCTCGATGGTCTTGCCGTTACGCTCCATTTTCCACTGGCGAACCTCTTCTTTTTTGTATTTCCAACCGTACCGCATTGGCCGGATACGGACAATCTTACCGTCTTTGACATCCACCATACCTTCGGCTCCACCACCGAAGTAACCGCCGAGGCCAAGGGATCTCAAGACTGTTTTGTCTTTTGTTTTGATTGGTTTCATCGATACTTATCTCCTCTGGGAAAAATTACAGAACCAGCATGCTGCTCTCTGCATGCTGAGTCGCCCATCACGCCAGCTGTATGAAAAATTACATGCAATTAAGATGCATATACATATTCTCTGCAAAAGTAGTGCAAGAAATTATGGTCCAGTTTTACATGAAATCCCTGGGCTGTCAATGTTTTTTTGGTTAAATTCCGGCTGTAAAGGATAGATAATTGGTAGCTACGCAAAAGTAGAAATTCTGGATTGCATGTAATAATGGGATATTGGGGGTGTTCCTGACTAATTCAAGCGTTTTTTTCTCCTGCTCCTGATTCGCTGGCCAGTCGGACACGGGTCTTTACAGGTTGCACAGACACCAGAACATCTACTGCCGCCACGGGTTCCACAGCCATAACCACAGGTGCCGCATCCGAGAGGGGGATGGATTCCATTGCCGCTCAGACGGAAACTGAAACCGTCACTTTCAATAGAAATTGGACCATACTTTTTGAGGAGAATGCGATCTATGACATATGTAATGCCATCCAGTTCGATGACAGTGTCGTTGGAAAGGGCTTCTTCAAAGGCGAGTCCGAAAGAGCGCATGCCGCAGCCACCCATTTTCAGGAAAATTCTGACGGGTGAGTTTTTCCTTGTCTTGAGGTGATCCGCTATGGTTTTGTGGGCGATCGGACTTATTTTCAGGGATTTCACGAGTTTCACGTCTCCTTTATTGTAATTGGTCACAGGATTTGTAACTCTGTGTTTTCATCTACCTTAACCCTGATTACTTACCCTTGATTTACTGATACCTGAGTCCTGCGATTGGCAAGTCTGGAGTTTGCGCTTACCAACCAAAGATGGAGGTACCTATGGAGCTGGAGTTCAGGATCCAGGCGGTATTTCAGGTAAATACCAAAAGGTAGCCTGATAAGGAGTATCTACTGTATAATATATTGCATGTAAAATGAGTGTCAAGGGTTCCTGAGAAGGATTCCCGGGTTACGACATCCGGCCGACCGGGGCGATTATTTTTCGATTTTCCATGGTCCGGCAGGTCTGATGTTTAGTTGACAGAGTTCCCTGA
The DNA window shown above is from Desulfomarina profundi and carries:
- a CDS encoding FKBP-type peptidyl-prolyl cis-trans isomerase — its product is MKTARPGSTVTIEFVIRLDDGSVVGEVGKKNTLKFTLGEGKLLKGLEENIIGMEKGESKNIVLSPQEGYGEYNKELVLRLERDKIPDDVELKVGRTIQYQNRDGERVNFVVNALDENTVTLDGNHPLAGLDLTYEVELVKFH
- a CDS encoding 4Fe-4S dicluster domain-containing protein, with translation MKVFTVDLSICNGCYCCQIACKDEHVANDWTPYAKPQPDTGQFWIGLTEKVRGHVPHVKVTYTPFMCNHCDDAPCIADCKADAIYKRDDGIVIIDPVKCIGCKICADTCPHNSIYFNEQLNIAQKCTGCTHLLDNDDEWTVPRCVDQCPTEALRFGEEEEFADFIKDAELLNPGAGTKSRVYYKGLPKKFIAGTLYDPSAKEVIIGATCTLKDNDSGETFTETTNNFGDFWLDGLGDDRTYTLTLEKDGVSKVIENITTDIDRGLGDIPMDMSS
- a CDS encoding molybdopterin-dependent oxidoreductase translates to MKPIKTKDKTVLRSLGLGGYFGGGAEGMVDVKDGKIVRIRPMRYGWKYKKEEVRQWKMERNGKTIEPTWKSLPGPFSLAYKKRVYSPNRIQFPMKRVDWDPNGERNTQNRGKSKYVRISWDEATKLIADEIRRVHKKYGYNAILMQGDGHGECKTINTPHGHPGVLLEYLGGFTLQVRNPDSWEGWYWGAKHVWGQGAQGIMYPAANIVKDTIEHADMVLFWGCDPETTPWGFVGQFASRLCYYFTEIGIKQVYICPDCNYGAAIHADKWIPVLPNTDAALQLAIIYMWLTEGTYDKEYVKTHTVGMDKVADYVLGKEDDVPKTPEWASEKCGVPVWTIKALAREFAAKTTSIAHYFGGGFIRGPFSHEPARLECILLGMQGLGGPGVHQHQFTYFGLPRAEGLGGTFFWNPEIEERLALPVLSAVSAWQQQVIPKTLIQNAILSDEPVTFRGTGAQNALVHDQFEHYVFPIEEEKKGSRIHMIWADSPCRITCWNYGHETELAMQSPEIECIVVQHPWFENDCIYGDIVLPANTYMEVDDIVTNIRQGTMQPNIMITEKAIEPIGESKSDAECVREVAKQFEGMYDQMTDGKTTEDLQKAIWGYMGGEKLVSWEQLKEKSYWIYNTAPDWEDDPPGFREFYNDPEKHKLNTPTGKLEFYSEALAKAYPDDKERGPIPRWVEKSHNHDERLSSHRAKMFPLLIMSNHGRWRVHAQCDDITWTRETPTMKVTGPDGYKYEPCWMHPTEAEKRGIKTGDIVKVFNERGIVLAGAYVTERVRPGVTYVDHGARHDPIKTGEIERGGAINTITPGAITSENCVGQIGGGYLVEVQKVSGEEMDQWRRDYPEAFARKYDPAAGLRFDAWIVDGGDK
- a CDS encoding ferredoxin-thioredoxin reductase catalytic domain-containing protein; the encoded protein is MKAENLLENLREFQEKQGYFFNRNRELTLDLLRGLLSNRERYGYMSCPCRLASGDYENDRDIICPCEYREQDVAEYGSCYCNLYVAENYKKDGESEVVVPERRPVEKMC
- a CDS encoding IscA/HesB family protein — protein: MKLVKSLKISPIAHKTIADHLKTRKNSPVRIFLKMGGCGMRSFGLAFEEALSNDTVIELDGITYVIDRILLKKYGPISIESDGFSFRLSGNGIHPPLGCGTCGYGCGTRGGSRCSGVCATCKDPCPTGQRIRSRRKKRLN